The following nucleotide sequence is from bacterium.
CCCGGGGAAGTCGTCGCCTTCATCGGGCCAAACGGCGCGGGGAAGTCCACGCTGCTCCGGACGGTCTCCGGGCTGCTGCGGCCGTGGCGCGGATCGGTGCGCTTCGACGGCCTGGAGATCACCGCCCTCTCCGCGGAACGGATCGTCGGCCTCGGCATCGCCCACGTCCC
It contains:
- a CDS encoding ATP-binding cassette domain-containing protein; the encoded protein is MTRAVPAAGPLFEVDDLDTGYGAVQVLWDVSLEVHPGEVVAFIGPNGAGKSTLLRTVSGLLRPWRGSVRFDGLEITALSAERIVGLGIAHVP